A part of Vicia villosa cultivar HV-30 ecotype Madison, WI unplaced genomic scaffold, Vvil1.0 ctg.000114F_1_1, whole genome shotgun sequence genomic DNA contains:
- the LOC131624299 gene encoding cytokinin hydroxylase-like — translation MMILTTLLVILVTLMIKVFYDTISCYWLNPLSIKKIMEKQGVFCPKPRFLTGNLKEISSFVSNATSKDMESINHDIVGRLLPHFVVWSKQYGKRFFYWNGIEPRLCLTETELIKEFLSKYSTISGKSWQQQQGSKNFIGKGLLMANGDDWYHQRHLVSPAFMGEKLKSYAVHMMECTKEMLESLQNATLDCDKNEVEIGEYFTKLTADIISRTEFGTNYEKGKQIFHLLTQLQALCAQATRKLWLPGSRFFPSTYNREIKSLKMEVERLLMDIIQSRKDCVEMGRSNSHGNDLLGMLLDEIQKSGKLNLQLVMDECKTFFFAGHETTALLLTWTAMLLACNPSWQEKVRIEVKEIFNQGMPSIDQLSKLNVLHMVINESMRLYPPATLLPRMAFQDIVLGDLYIPKGLSVWIPVLAIHHNEELWGKDANEFNPHRFASKSFMPGRFLPFASGPRNCVGQSFAMMEAKIILAMLVSRFSFTISKNYKHAPITVLTIKPKYGVQICLKTLD, via the exons TCATGTTATTGGCTTAATCCATTAAGCATCAAGAAGATTATGGAGAAGCAAGGTGTGTTTTGTCCTAAACCTAGGTTTCTAACAGGCAACCTTAAAGAGATCTCATCTTTTGTCTCTAATGCTACTTCTAAAGACATGGAATCAATCAACCATGATATTGTTGGTCGTCTTTTGCCTCATTTTGTAGTTTGGTCCAAGCAGTATg GCAAAAGATTTTTCTATTGGAATGGAATAGAGCCAAGATTGTGTCTAACAGAAACTGAATTGATCAAGGAATTTCTTTCAAAGTATAGTACAATATCTGGGAAATCATGGCAGCAACAACAAGGATCTAAGAATTTTATAGGAAAAGGTTTGTTGATGGCAAATGGTGATGATTGGTATCACCAACGTCACTTAGTTTCTCCTGCATTCATGGGAGAAAAACTTAAG AGTTATGCTGTACACATGATGGAATGCACTAAAGAAATGCTTGAATCATTACAAAATGCAACATTGGATTGTGACAAAAATGAGGTTGAAATTGGAGAATATTTCACTAAACTCACTGCAGATATTATTTCAAGAACTGAGTTTGGTACAAATTATGAAAAGGGAAAACAAATATTTCATCTTCTCACACAATTACAAGCTCTTTGTGCTCAAGCAACTAGAAAGCTTTGGTTGCCTGGAAGCAG GTTTTTTCCTAGTACTTATAATAGAGAGATCAAGTCATTGAAGATGGAAGTGGAAAGACTGTTGATGGATATAATACAAAGTAGAAAAGATTGTGTGGAAATGGGAAGAAGCAATTCTCATGGGAATGACTTATTGGGAATGCTTTTAGATGAAATTCAAAAGAGTGGAAAATTAAACCTACAACTAGTTATGGATGAATGCAAAACATTCTTCTTTGCTGGACATGAAACAACTGCACTCTTACTCACATGGACTGCTATGTTGTTAGCTTGCAATCCAAGTTGGCAAGAAAAAGTTAGAATTGAAGTTAAAGAGATTTTCAATCAAGGAATGCCTTCTATTGATCAACTCTCCAAGCTCAATGTG TTGCATATGGTAATCAATGAGTCAATGAGGCTCTATCCTCCAGCAACCCTACTTCCTAGAATGGCTTTTCAAGACATTGTTTTAGGTGATCTTTATATTCCTAAAGGCTTATCTGTTTGGATTCCAGTATTGGCTATTCATCATAATGAAGAATTATGGGGAAAAGATGCAAATGAGTTCAATCCACACAGATTTGCTTCAAAATCATTCATGCCTGGTCGTTTCTTACCATTTGCTTCTGGTCCAAGAAACTGTGTTGGACAATCATTTGCTATGATGGAAGCTAAGATTATTCTGGCAATGTTGGTTTCTAGGTTTAGTTTcactatttcaaaaaattataaacaTGCTCCAATCACTGTCCTTACTATTAAGCCTAAATATGGTGTGCAAATTTGTTTGAAGACGTTAGATTGA